One segment of Ureibacillus thermophilus DNA contains the following:
- a CDS encoding DUF1871 family protein has translation MNKKAKIALMQWDPFQLGEEAYELESNDVVLALQKIDDPTELARVIQKVYEQSFQIWIPFENCVEMAYRLIAIKFEAKSII, from the coding sequence ATGAACAAAAAAGCAAAAATTGCTTTAATGCAATGGGATCCTTTTCAACTGGGAGAAGAAGCTTATGAACTTGAATCCAATGATGTCGTTTTAGCATTACAGAAAATCGATGACCCGACGGAACTAGCTCGGGTGATTCAAAAAGTGTACGAGCAATCCTTTCAAATTTGGATTCCTTTTGAAAACTGTGTTGAAATGGCATATCGATTGATTGCTATTAAATTTGAAGCTAAAAGTATTATATAA
- a CDS encoding transglycosylase domain-containing protein, with amino-acid sequence MKQFIGYVMIICFFPLIYLLAEKIWEEAAQAQAHQQQLEEEIQLPEIKSQLPVKMFDRNGNLFDEDYVEWREPLSLDEIPEIVKQIFILSEDRDFYQHIGFDMSAIMRAVVANAAVNSIQQGGSTITQQLVRILYLSEEKTYERKLMEIFYAHELEKLYEKDEILEMYLNEMYFANQVYGIGGAATYYFNKPLQELSVAQMAFIAAIPNNPSLYDPLKNFENTKARQERLLDLLANEQIITAEEANTYKNEPIKLNIKQKTQKFPDYSTYVLHELKQLIAENEGYTEKMEQATPEAKKLVQKELNEKVKELLHSGIIIHTALDSEKQNQIENSIDSLLTIPNLQASAVVIDNSAREIVSIYGGKNYKKYDFHRAYQAYRQPGSSFKPLIVYAPLFETTNYTPASTVNGGKFCIGNFCPQNYGGAVYGNVSIKTAFKYSLNTAALRLFTQVGVDTAFEYLNQFHFESIVEADQNDSAALGGLTYGVTVVEMADAYTSFIDGSYIRAHAIRKVTDLEGNVLYEWPTERKQIWSEQTVQYMRSLLSEVVRSGTGRGLYANSSYIGAKTGTTNDYKDFWLAGLSNEYTASVWIGYDQPKSMQSLERAKIHFNIFNRIIND; translated from the coding sequence GTGAAACAATTCATAGGCTATGTGATGATTATTTGTTTTTTCCCTCTGATATATCTACTGGCTGAAAAAATTTGGGAAGAAGCGGCACAAGCACAAGCCCATCAACAACAATTGGAAGAAGAAATTCAGCTTCCAGAAATAAAGTCACAGCTTCCTGTAAAAATGTTTGATCGAAACGGAAATCTTTTCGATGAAGACTATGTGGAATGGAGGGAACCCCTCTCCCTCGATGAGATTCCTGAAATCGTGAAGCAAATTTTTATTTTGAGCGAAGACCGGGATTTTTATCAGCATATTGGTTTTGATATGAGCGCCATCATGAGAGCAGTTGTGGCCAATGCCGCAGTAAATTCCATTCAACAAGGCGGCAGCACCATTACCCAGCAGCTTGTTCGGATACTTTATTTATCTGAAGAGAAAACCTATGAACGAAAGCTGATGGAAATTTTTTATGCCCATGAACTGGAAAAACTTTATGAGAAAGATGAAATTTTAGAAATGTATTTAAATGAAATGTATTTTGCCAATCAGGTGTACGGAATTGGAGGGGCAGCTACATATTATTTTAATAAACCTCTGCAGGAATTATCCGTAGCACAAATGGCATTTATTGCAGCCATTCCAAATAATCCATCCCTATACGACCCTTTGAAAAATTTCGAGAATACGAAAGCGCGCCAAGAACGTTTGCTAGATTTACTTGCCAATGAACAAATCATAACAGCCGAGGAAGCCAATACATATAAAAATGAACCAATCAAGTTGAATATTAAACAAAAAACACAAAAATTTCCTGATTACAGCACTTACGTCTTGCATGAACTAAAACAGCTCATTGCAGAAAATGAAGGCTATACTGAAAAGATGGAACAAGCAACGCCGGAAGCCAAAAAACTAGTTCAAAAAGAATTAAATGAAAAAGTGAAAGAATTGCTTCATTCCGGCATCATCATTCACACAGCTTTAGATTCTGAAAAACAGAATCAGATCGAGAATTCAATCGATTCGCTGTTAACGATTCCCAACTTGCAGGCAAGCGCTGTCGTCATTGACAATAGCGCTCGGGAAATTGTCAGCATCTACGGGGGGAAAAACTATAAGAAATATGATTTTCACCGGGCTTATCAAGCGTATAGACAGCCAGGCTCCTCCTTTAAACCGCTGATTGTGTATGCACCCCTTTTTGAAACGACTAACTATACTCCGGCATCTACCGTTAACGGCGGAAAGTTTTGCATCGGCAATTTCTGTCCGCAAAACTATGGAGGGGCTGTGTATGGCAACGTTTCAATCAAAACAGCATTCAAATATAGTTTAAACACTGCTGCTTTGAGGCTATTCACCCAAGTCGGGGTTGACACAGCTTTCGAATATTTAAATCAATTCCATTTTGAATCCATTGTGGAAGCGGATCAAAACGATTCAGCTGCACTAGGTGGGCTCACCTATGGGGTTACTGTTGTAGAAATGGCAGATGCGTATACAAGCTTCATTGACGGAAGCTATATAAGAGCCCATGCCATCCGCAAAGTGACAGACCTTGAGGGAAATGTATTGTATGAATGGCCGACAGAACGGAAACAAATATGGTCTGAACAAACAGTCCAATACATGCGTTCTTTATTAAGCGAAGTTGTAAGAAGCGGAACTGGAAGAGGCCTTTACGCTAATTCATCCTATATCGGCGCCAAAACAGGAACAACAAACGACTATAAAGATTTTTGGCTCGCCGGATTGTCAAACGAATATACCGCAAGCGTCTGGATTGGCTACGATCAGCCGAAATCCATGCAGTCTCTTGAAAGAGCAAAAATTCATTTCAACATTTTTAACCGGATTATAAATGATTAA
- a CDS encoding MalY/PatB family protein produces the protein MTISFDEIYERRNTNSLKWDKFKERYRAKYAVEDIDNVLPMWVADMDFAVPQVAIDAIKERLNHPIFGYSYISDACKEAIQKWFKRRHNWHINKEALIFHSGVVPAIATILETFTEPGDKVCISTPVYPPFFTIPKGLKLEVVECDLVESEEHIYEYDFEKLEEAFKSGVKAYVLCSPHNPGGVVWSKDTLEKLVQLCVQYDVLLISDEIHADIVFDEYKHIPTMTVEGADKAKIIACIAPTKTFNLAGLHAAMIVAENVKLRNALLRNKAAHGLDDWNALAAAGVQAVYEKGDEWLDEMIQYVAKNIQYLEQELNQLDGIRVIRPQASYLVWVDYRGTGLSEEEMMDRLLNKGKLALEPGTKYSEAGRGFLRINLACPFETVKDGVERFKKALS, from the coding sequence GTGACAATTTCTTTTGATGAAATATACGAAAGACGAAATACGAACAGTTTAAAATGGGACAAATTTAAAGAACGCTATCGCGCAAAATACGCTGTGGAAGATATCGACAATGTGCTGCCAATGTGGGTGGCAGATATGGACTTTGCCGTTCCTCAAGTGGCAATTGACGCCATTAAAGAACGTTTAAATCATCCAATTTTTGGATACTCCTACATAAGCGATGCGTGCAAAGAAGCTATTCAGAAATGGTTTAAACGCCGCCATAATTGGCATATCAATAAAGAAGCTTTGATTTTCCACAGCGGGGTTGTTCCAGCAATTGCAACTATCCTTGAAACTTTTACTGAACCTGGAGATAAAGTATGTATCTCGACACCTGTATATCCTCCGTTCTTCACTATTCCAAAAGGGCTGAAACTGGAAGTCGTGGAATGCGATTTAGTGGAAAGCGAAGAGCATATTTACGAATATGACTTTGAAAAATTAGAAGAAGCCTTTAAATCAGGAGTAAAAGCGTATGTGCTATGCAGCCCTCATAATCCAGGAGGAGTCGTTTGGTCAAAAGATACACTGGAAAAACTTGTTCAATTGTGCGTTCAATACGATGTGCTGCTCATTTCCGATGAAATCCATGCCGATATTGTCTTTGACGAATACAAGCATATCCCAACAATGACAGTAGAAGGCGCTGACAAAGCAAAAATCATTGCCTGCATCGCCCCAACAAAAACATTCAACTTGGCAGGTCTTCATGCAGCCATGATTGTGGCGGAAAACGTAAAATTGCGCAATGCGTTGCTTCGAAACAAAGCAGCCCATGGTTTAGACGATTGGAATGCCCTTGCCGCTGCGGGAGTTCAAGCGGTGTATGAAAAAGGCGACGAATGGCTTGATGAAATGATTCAATACGTTGCCAAAAACATTCAATACTTAGAACAAGAATTGAATCAATTGGATGGCATCCGGGTTATCCGACCGCAAGCTTCTTACCTCGTTTGGGTTGACTATCGGGGAACAGGGCTTTCTGAAGAAGAAATGATGGACCGTCTCTTAAATAAAGGAAAACTAGCACTGGAGCCTGGAACAAAATATAGCGAAGCAGGACGCGGCTTCCTCCGCATCAACTTGGCCTGTCCATTTGAAACCGTCAAAGATGGCGTTGAACGATTCAAAAAAGCTTTATCTTAA
- a CDS encoding peptidylprolyl isomerase, which yields MYPQLTKELNPGEILVEMKTTMGSIKIKLFPEQAPKTVENFLGHAKSGYYEGIIFHRVIKDFMIQGGDPTGTGMGGESIWGHPFEDEFHPELFNLRGALSMANAGPNTNGSQFFIVQMPYVPEEMVAQMEQAGFPKEIIEEYARIGGTPWLDYKHTVFGHVVEGMDIVDKIANVETDFRDKPVEDVKILSITVLE from the coding sequence ATGTACCCACAATTAACGAAGGAATTAAACCCTGGAGAAATTTTAGTTGAAATGAAAACAACAATGGGTTCAATTAAAATCAAATTGTTCCCGGAACAAGCGCCTAAAACTGTGGAAAACTTTTTGGGCCATGCCAAGTCAGGTTATTATGAAGGGATTATTTTCCATCGCGTGATTAAAGACTTTATGATTCAAGGCGGCGATCCAACTGGAACAGGAATGGGAGGGGAGTCCATTTGGGGCCACCCGTTTGAAGATGAATTCCATCCAGAGTTGTTCAATTTGCGCGGAGCCCTTTCTATGGCTAATGCGGGACCTAATACAAACGGCTCTCAATTTTTCATCGTTCAAATGCCATATGTGCCAGAAGAAATGGTTGCGCAAATGGAGCAGGCAGGTTTTCCGAAAGAAATTATTGAAGAATATGCACGCATTGGCGGCACGCCTTGGTTGGATTATAAGCATACGGTATTTGGCCATGTGGTAGAAGGCATGGATATTGTAGACAAAATTGCGAATGTGGAAACAGATTTTCGCGACAAACCAGTGGAAGACGTAAAAATTTTATCAATTACAGTGCTTGAATAA